One window from the genome of Nicotiana tomentosiformis chromosome 5, ASM39032v3, whole genome shotgun sequence encodes:
- the LOC104114111 gene encoding coronatine-insensitive protein 1-like isoform X1, which translates to MEERSSTRLPTGSYTNDNTVWECVIPYITESRDRDAVSTVCKRWWQIDAITRKHITMALCYTAKPEQLSRRFPHLESLKLKGKPRAAMFNLIPEDWGGYVTPWVVEITKSFSKLKALHFRRMIVRDSDLELVAMNRGKVLQVLKLDKCSGFSTDGLLHICRSCRSLRTLFLEESSIVENDGEWVHELAVNNTVLENLNFYMTDLVQVRAEDLELMARNCKSLVSMKISECELANLLGFFRAAVALEEFGGGSFNDQPEPVAENGYNEQLEKYAAVVSPPRLCQLGLTYLGKYEMPILFPIASRLTKLDLLYALLDTAAHCFLLQRCPNLVILETRNVVGDRGLEVLGQYCKRLKRLRIERGADDQEMEDEQGAVTHRGLTDLAKGCLELEYMAVYVSDITNEAFENIGTYLKNLCDFRLVLLDREERITDLPLDNGVRALLRGCYKLRRFALYVRPGGLTDVGLSYVGRYSPNVRWMLLGYVGESDEGLLEFSKGCPSLQKLEVRGCCFSERALALAAMQLKSLRYLWVQGYRASSTGRDLLAMARPFWNIELIPARRVVASEGNNGETIVAEHPAHILSYYSLAGRRTDFPDTVRPLDPNFLLAE; encoded by the exons ATGGAGGAGCGTAGCTCCACTCGATTACCAACGGGGAGCTACACGAACGACAATACCGTATGGGAGTGCGTGATACCGTACATAACGGAATCGCGTGACAGGGACGCGGTGTCGACGGTGTGCAAGAGGTGGTGGCAGATCGATGCAATAACACGAAAGCATATAACCATGGCTTTGTGCTATACGGCGAAACCGGAACAACTTTCTAGAAGGTTCCCGCACCTCGAATCGCTTAAACTTAAAGGAAAACCACGCGCTGCTATGTTTAATTTGATACCTGAGGATTGGGGAGGGTATGTTACACCTTGGGTAGTGGAAATTACTAAGTCGTTTAGTAAATTGAAGGCGCTTCATTTTCGGAGAATGATTGTTAGGGATTCGGATCTAGAATTGGTTGCGATGAATCGGGGTAAAGTGCTTCAGGTTTTGAAGCTGGATAAGTGTTCTGGATTCTCTACCGATGGCCTTCTGCATATTTGTCGTTCCTGCAG GAGCTTAAGAACTTTGTTTCTGGAAGAGAGTTCTATAGTTGAGAATGATGGAGAATGGGTACATGAACTAGCGGTGAACAACACTGTTCTTGAGAATTTGAATTTTTACATGACGGATCTTGTGCAAGTTAGAGCTGAAGATCTTGAATTGATGGCAAGAAATTGTAAATCTCTTGTCTCAATGAAAATTAGCGAGTGCGAACTTGCCAATCTTCTTGGCTTCTTTAGAGCTGCTGTTGCATTGGAGGAGTTTGGTGGTGGCTCGTTTAATGACCAGCCAGAACCTGTTGCTGAAAATGGCTATAACGAGCAATTGGAAAAATATGCTGCTGTAGTTTCCCCTCCAAGATTGTGCCAATTGGGCTTGACGTACTTGGGGAAATATGAGATGCCCATTCTCTTTCCTATTGCTTCTCGTCTGACGAAATTGGATCTTCTTTATGCACTTCTTGACACAGCAGCCCATTGTTTCTTGCTGCAAAGGTGCCCCAACTTGGTAATTCTTGAG ACAAGGAATGTTGTTGGGGATAGAGGATTGGAAGTACTTGGCCAGTACTGTAAGAGGTTAAAGCGGCTCAGGATTGAGCGAGGAGCTGATGATCAGGAGATGGAGGATGAACAAGGTGCAGTTACGCACAGAGGATTGACTGATTTGGCGAAGGGATGCCTTGAACTAGAATACATGGCTGTTTATGTGTCAGATATTACTAATGAAGCTTTTGAAAATATTGGCACATATTTGAAAAATCTGTGTGATTTTCGGCTGGTTTTGCTTGACCGAGAGGAGAGAATAACAGATCTACCACTTGATAATGGTGTCCGTGCTTTACTAAGAGGTTGCTATAAGCTTAGAAGGTTTGCCCTCTATGTCCGGCCTGGGGGCCTTACTGATGTAGGTCTCAGTTATGTCGGGCGATACAGTCCAAATGTGAGATGGATGCTTCTGGGATATGTTGGGGAATCCGATGAAGGCCTTCTGGAGTTCTCTAAAGGATGTCCTAGCCTGCAAAAGCTAGAAGTGAGAGGCTGCTGTTTTAGTGAACGTGCATTAGCTTTGGCTGCCATGCAGCTAAAATCATTAAGGTACTTGTGGGTACAAGGATACAGGGCATCTTCAACTGGTCGGGATCTCTTGGCCATGGCTCGGCCATTCTGGAATATTGAGTTGATTCCTGCAAGACGAGTTGTTGCCAGTGAGGGAAATAATGGAGAAACTATCGTTGCTGAGCATCCCGCCCATATACTTTCCTACTATTCTCTTGCTGGGCGAAGAACCGATTTTCCAGACACAGTCAGGCCTTTGGACCCAAATTTCCTTCTCGCTGAATAG
- the LOC104114111 gene encoding coronatine-insensitive protein 1-like isoform X2, whose protein sequence is MEERSSTRLPTGSYTNDNTVWECVIPYITESRDRDAVSTVCKRWWQIDAITRKHITMALCYTAKPEQLSRRFPHLESLKLKGKPRAAMFNLIPEDWGGYVTPWVVEITKSFSKLKALHFRRMIVRDSDLELVAMNRGKVLQVLKLDKCSGFSTDGLLHICRSCRSLRTLFLEESSIVENDGEWVHELAVNNTVLENLNFYMTDLVQVRAEDLELMARNCKSLVSMKISECELANLLGFFRAAVALEEFGGGSFNDQPEPVAENGYNEQLEKYAAVVSPPRLCQLGLTYLGKYEMPILFPIASRLTKLDLLYALLDTAAHCFLLQRCPNLTRNVVGDRGLEVLGQYCKRLKRLRIERGADDQEMEDEQGAVTHRGLTDLAKGCLELEYMAVYVSDITNEAFENIGTYLKNLCDFRLVLLDREERITDLPLDNGVRALLRGCYKLRRFALYVRPGGLTDVGLSYVGRYSPNVRWMLLGYVGESDEGLLEFSKGCPSLQKLEVRGCCFSERALALAAMQLKSLRYLWVQGYRASSTGRDLLAMARPFWNIELIPARRVVASEGNNGETIVAEHPAHILSYYSLAGRRTDFPDTVRPLDPNFLLAE, encoded by the exons ATGGAGGAGCGTAGCTCCACTCGATTACCAACGGGGAGCTACACGAACGACAATACCGTATGGGAGTGCGTGATACCGTACATAACGGAATCGCGTGACAGGGACGCGGTGTCGACGGTGTGCAAGAGGTGGTGGCAGATCGATGCAATAACACGAAAGCATATAACCATGGCTTTGTGCTATACGGCGAAACCGGAACAACTTTCTAGAAGGTTCCCGCACCTCGAATCGCTTAAACTTAAAGGAAAACCACGCGCTGCTATGTTTAATTTGATACCTGAGGATTGGGGAGGGTATGTTACACCTTGGGTAGTGGAAATTACTAAGTCGTTTAGTAAATTGAAGGCGCTTCATTTTCGGAGAATGATTGTTAGGGATTCGGATCTAGAATTGGTTGCGATGAATCGGGGTAAAGTGCTTCAGGTTTTGAAGCTGGATAAGTGTTCTGGATTCTCTACCGATGGCCTTCTGCATATTTGTCGTTCCTGCAG GAGCTTAAGAACTTTGTTTCTGGAAGAGAGTTCTATAGTTGAGAATGATGGAGAATGGGTACATGAACTAGCGGTGAACAACACTGTTCTTGAGAATTTGAATTTTTACATGACGGATCTTGTGCAAGTTAGAGCTGAAGATCTTGAATTGATGGCAAGAAATTGTAAATCTCTTGTCTCAATGAAAATTAGCGAGTGCGAACTTGCCAATCTTCTTGGCTTCTTTAGAGCTGCTGTTGCATTGGAGGAGTTTGGTGGTGGCTCGTTTAATGACCAGCCAGAACCTGTTGCTGAAAATGGCTATAACGAGCAATTGGAAAAATATGCTGCTGTAGTTTCCCCTCCAAGATTGTGCCAATTGGGCTTGACGTACTTGGGGAAATATGAGATGCCCATTCTCTTTCCTATTGCTTCTCGTCTGACGAAATTGGATCTTCTTTATGCACTTCTTGACACAGCAGCCCATTGTTTCTTGCTGCAAAGGTGCCCCAACTTG ACAAGGAATGTTGTTGGGGATAGAGGATTGGAAGTACTTGGCCAGTACTGTAAGAGGTTAAAGCGGCTCAGGATTGAGCGAGGAGCTGATGATCAGGAGATGGAGGATGAACAAGGTGCAGTTACGCACAGAGGATTGACTGATTTGGCGAAGGGATGCCTTGAACTAGAATACATGGCTGTTTATGTGTCAGATATTACTAATGAAGCTTTTGAAAATATTGGCACATATTTGAAAAATCTGTGTGATTTTCGGCTGGTTTTGCTTGACCGAGAGGAGAGAATAACAGATCTACCACTTGATAATGGTGTCCGTGCTTTACTAAGAGGTTGCTATAAGCTTAGAAGGTTTGCCCTCTATGTCCGGCCTGGGGGCCTTACTGATGTAGGTCTCAGTTATGTCGGGCGATACAGTCCAAATGTGAGATGGATGCTTCTGGGATATGTTGGGGAATCCGATGAAGGCCTTCTGGAGTTCTCTAAAGGATGTCCTAGCCTGCAAAAGCTAGAAGTGAGAGGCTGCTGTTTTAGTGAACGTGCATTAGCTTTGGCTGCCATGCAGCTAAAATCATTAAGGTACTTGTGGGTACAAGGATACAGGGCATCTTCAACTGGTCGGGATCTCTTGGCCATGGCTCGGCCATTCTGGAATATTGAGTTGATTCCTGCAAGACGAGTTGTTGCCAGTGAGGGAAATAATGGAGAAACTATCGTTGCTGAGCATCCCGCCCATATACTTTCCTACTATTCTCTTGCTGGGCGAAGAACCGATTTTCCAGACACAGTCAGGCCTTTGGACCCAAATTTCCTTCTCGCTGAATAG